In Candidatus Promineifilum breve, one genomic interval encodes:
- a CDS encoding lysophospholipid acyltransferase family protein has protein sequence MVPKRSETETITYTTLPQIGAGVPRRGNRLSRGFWGLVMRLMGWRVVGQIPELSRFVLVGAPHTSNQDFFMTALTMATLGIDVHFVMKHTPFVGPVGWFLRWFGGIPLDRDRTRDFVAQMVDEFDGREQFMLAIMPEGTRGKAHDSASKGWRSGFYHIARGAGVPLVMVIFDYANKHMRVGPTVWPGESYEADLPVIQGFFAGVAGKNVERTLVLQRDFHS, from the coding sequence ATGGTGCCAAAACGCTCCGAAACCGAGACGATCACCTATACGACTCTACCCCAAATAGGCGCAGGCGTGCCGCGCCGGGGCAACCGGCTGTCGCGCGGCTTCTGGGGCCTGGTCATGCGGCTGATGGGCTGGCGCGTGGTGGGGCAAATTCCCGAACTATCGCGCTTTGTCTTAGTGGGCGCGCCGCATACGTCGAATCAGGACTTCTTTATGACCGCCCTGACGATGGCTACGCTGGGCATCGACGTGCATTTCGTGATGAAGCACACGCCCTTCGTGGGGCCGGTGGGCTGGTTCCTGCGCTGGTTCGGCGGCATCCCGCTGGACCGCGACCGGACGCGCGACTTCGTGGCCCAGATGGTGGACGAGTTCGACGGCCGCGAGCAGTTCATGCTGGCAATCATGCCCGAAGGCACGCGCGGTAAAGCCCACGACAGCGCGAGCAAGGGCTGGCGCAGCGGCTTCTACCACATCGCCCGGGGCGCGGGCGTGCCGCTGGTCATGGTCATCTTCGACTACGCCAACAAGCACATGCGCGTGGGGCCGACGGTCTGGCCGGGCGAGAGCTATGAGGCCGACCTGCCGGTGATTCAGGGGTTCTTTGCCGGGGTGGCGGGGAAGAATGTGGAGCGGACGTTGGTGCTTCAGCGTGATTTTCACTCCTGA
- a CDS encoding sulfatase-like hydrolase/transferase has product MAKLKGLARLLVAGISLAAAFMATTRQGKKKTAPKLESTGVADPNAPNVLLFVIDDLDVETLQRLVAAGKLPNIKSKIIDGSVNFTNAFVPTSICSPSRASLLTGKFSHNHGVWHVVGEEGPEQFDDHLAATNNGYLPTWLSSVYYRAFIGKYHLGSKHPEWDYYRPVDGYDPRPGMYRSIENGVRAWPNVYQTKYIGDSAKQAIAQRGNKPFFLLVAPTPIHVNLSGWRQRTGQAQASFTGTPVDLAQFPNAQTNGWRQHLVTVDFASGSPVYLWWSRDSQQRDSGWGGWTNTGNVAGIAPNTGSGAVVGWNVLVPSSDVRRQQLVRQTGARVEFYARDIVTNQPIQPWVLTADESALAGTGSLPITGWSAVIFPSGLIRQQVVRGSETQGYVSYVRHRIPSTGQFTAWRFDPDWGETVTFGRLCGFALVPTEGARFVIKLILRRPGAATFEWWESGELVDFQELAITGTVLDEAGLEGAVIDELLDEGDQYRDPAMKYSPASPINRDKPVGAGAAAIGQGIVSEVHPYFLLRPYAEGNWSPIAPGQTYDYGSAGLPAGSLRANRDPNGFLPLSATFDLPRGKASFNRQIDNSIPFYSPAAWPDLNDPVQGNRRQEDYLGRLLLDRMEQLLTLDRMVGEVVDAAGPNTLIIFTSDNGHLIGEHRLSNKMTPQEESVRVPLYIRGPNTVARQIPNLVANIDIAPTLLDYTGLSWQNPVFNVDGRSLRNLIEGRPVRNWRRSLLVEHHQPRGAVIGDRSSTDWRYGLPDYLALRQMHTTAGQAVNDIYVQYYVDVAEPTAVIDNELYRLESDPHQTTNLATAPIPELAQMLHIFYASSGEGSRVADMQGQPPIVV; this is encoded by the coding sequence ATGGCGAAGTTAAAAGGATTAGCCCGTCTACTAGTGGCCGGGATCTCGCTGGCGGCGGCCTTCATGGCGACCACGCGCCAGGGCAAGAAAAAGACCGCCCCGAAGCTGGAATCGACCGGCGTCGCCGACCCCAATGCCCCCAACGTCCTCCTGTTCGTGATCGATGACCTCGACGTCGAAACCTTGCAGCGTCTGGTGGCCGCCGGCAAATTGCCCAACATCAAGTCCAAGATCATCGACGGCAGCGTCAACTTCACCAATGCCTTCGTGCCCACCAGCATCTGCTCGCCGTCGCGGGCCTCGCTCCTGACCGGCAAGTTCAGCCACAACCACGGCGTGTGGCACGTCGTCGGCGAGGAAGGCCCGGAGCAATTCGACGATCACCTGGCGGCGACCAACAACGGCTATCTGCCCACCTGGCTTAGCTCTGTCTATTACCGCGCCTTCATCGGCAAGTATCACCTGGGTTCCAAGCATCCCGAATGGGACTACTACCGGCCGGTCGACGGCTACGACCCGCGGCCGGGCATGTATCGGTCTATCGAGAACGGCGTGCGCGCCTGGCCCAACGTCTACCAGACCAAATACATCGGCGACTCGGCCAAGCAGGCCATCGCCCAACGCGGCAACAAGCCGTTTTTCCTGCTGGTCGCGCCCACGCCCATCCACGTCAACCTATCCGGCTGGCGGCAGAGAACCGGCCAGGCGCAAGCATCCTTTACCGGAACGCCGGTAGACCTGGCCCAATTTCCCAACGCCCAAACCAACGGCTGGCGGCAGCACCTGGTGACGGTTGACTTTGCCTCGGGCAGCCCGGTTTATCTGTGGTGGTCGCGCGATAGCCAGCAACGCGATAGCGGCTGGGGCGGCTGGACGAACACCGGCAACGTCGCGGGCATCGCGCCGAATACGGGCAGTGGGGCGGTGGTCGGCTGGAATGTCCTCGTGCCGTCGAGCGACGTGCGCCGGCAGCAATTGGTCAGACAGACCGGGGCGAGGGTCGAGTTCTACGCGCGCGATATCGTCACCAACCAGCCGATCCAGCCGTGGGTCTTGACCGCCGATGAATCGGCCCTGGCCGGCACGGGCAGCCTGCCCATCACCGGCTGGTCGGCGGTCATCTTCCCCAGCGGCCTCATCCGCCAGCAAGTGGTGCGCGGCAGCGAGACGCAAGGCTACGTCAGTTACGTGCGCCATCGCATCCCGTCCACGGGTCAATTCACGGCCTGGCGCTTCGACCCCGATTGGGGCGAAACCGTCACTTTCGGGCGTCTATGTGGTTTTGCCCTCGTGCCCACCGAGGGCGCGCGCTTCGTGATCAAGCTCATTCTACGGCGGCCCGGCGCGGCCACCTTTGAATGGTGGGAGAGCGGCGAACTGGTTGATTTTCAGGAATTAGCCATCACCGGCACGGTGCTCGATGAGGCTGGGTTAGAGGGGGCGGTTATCGATGAGCTTCTCGACGAGGGCGATCAATATCGCGATCCGGCGATGAAATATTCACCTGCCAGCCCCATTAACCGGGATAAGCCGGTCGGGGCCGGGGCGGCGGCCATCGGCCAGGGCATTGTCTCCGAGGTGCATCCCTACTTTCTCCTGCGCCCCTATGCCGAGGGTAACTGGTCGCCCATCGCCCCCGGCCAAACCTACGACTACGGCAGCGCCGGTTTGCCCGCCGGCAGCCTGCGCGCCAACCGCGACCCCAACGGCTTCTTGCCACTCTCGGCTACCTTCGACCTGCCGCGCGGCAAGGCGTCGTTCAACCGGCAGATCGATAATAGCATCCCGTTCTACTCGCCGGCTGCCTGGCCCGATTTGAACGATCCGGTGCAGGGCAACCGGCGCCAAGAGGATTATCTGGGGCGGCTGCTGCTGGATCGAATGGAACAGCTACTGACCCTCGACCGCATGGTGGGCGAGGTGGTCGACGCCGCCGGGCCGAACACGCTGATCATCTTCACCTCCGACAACGGCCATCTGATCGGCGAGCACCGGCTGAGCAACAAGATGACGCCCCAGGAAGAGTCGGTGCGCGTGCCGCTATATATACGCGGCCCCAACACCGTGGCCCGCCAAATCCCCAATCTGGTCGCCAACATCGACATCGCCCCGACGCTGCTGGACTACACCGGCTTGAGCTGGCAAAATCCGGTCTTTAACGTGGACGGCCGTTCGTTGCGCAACCTGATCGAAGGCCGACCGGTGCGCAACTGGCGGCGGTCGTTGTTGGTGGAGCACCACCAGCCGCGCGGCGCGGTGATCGGCGACCGTTCGTCCACCGACTGGCGCTACGGCCTGCCCGATTACCTGGCGCTGCGCCAGATGCACACCACCGCCGGGCAAGCGGTCAACGACATCTACGTTCAATACTACGTTGACGTGGCCGAGCCGACGGCGGTCATCGACAATGAGCTATACCGGCTGGAAAGTGATCCGCACCAGACCACCAATCTGGCGACCGCGCCGATTCCCGAACTGGCGCAGATGCTCCACATCTTCTATGCGTCCAGTGGTGAGGGCAGCCGGGTAGCCGATATGCAAGGGCAGCCGCCGATCGTTGTCTAG
- a CDS encoding SDR family oxidoreductase, whose protein sequence is MELKDKVALVTGAGSGLGKAAALRLAEGGARIAALGRGRDSLQQTVDKITAAGGRAIVVEADIARPEEMQAAVAQIKKEWGRLDIVFANAGINGVWAPIEELKPDEWAETLAINLTGTFLTVKYALPLLKQRGGSVIITSSVNGTRVFSNAGASAYSSSKAGQVAFAKMAALELAKHKIRVNVICPGWIQTEIEESTEKRHTEEAREPVEYPEGSVPLTDGQPGSAEQVAELVYFLASDAAGHITGTEVWIDGAESLLQG, encoded by the coding sequence ATGGAACTGAAAGATAAAGTGGCCTTGGTGACCGGCGCGGGGTCGGGGTTGGGCAAAGCGGCGGCGCTGCGGCTGGCCGAGGGCGGGGCCAGGATCGCCGCGCTGGGTCGCGGCCGCGACAGCCTGCAACAAACGGTCGATAAGATCACCGCCGCCGGCGGCCGGGCCATCGTTGTCGAGGCCGACATCGCGCGCCCGGAAGAGATGCAGGCCGCCGTGGCCCAAATCAAAAAGGAATGGGGGCGGCTCGACATCGTTTTCGCCAATGCCGGCATCAATGGCGTCTGGGCCCCCATCGAGGAGTTGAAGCCGGACGAATGGGCCGAGACGCTGGCCATCAATCTGACCGGCACCTTTCTGACGGTCAAGTATGCGTTGCCTTTGCTGAAACAGCGGGGCGGCTCGGTGATCATCACCTCCTCGGTCAATGGTACGCGCGTGTTCAGCAATGCCGGCGCGTCGGCCTATAGTTCCAGCAAGGCCGGGCAGGTGGCCTTTGCCAAGATGGCGGCGCTGGAACTGGCTAAGCACAAGATCCGCGTCAACGTCATCTGCCCCGGCTGGATCCAGACGGAAATCGAGGAAAGCACCGAGAAGCGCCACACCGAAGAGGCCAGGGAGCCGGTGGAGTACCCCGAAGGCAGCGTGCCCCTGACCGACGGCCAACCCGGCTCGGCCGAGCAGGTGGCCGAGCTGGTCTACTTCCTGGCCTCCGACGCCGCCGGCCATATCACCGGCACGGAGGTTTGGATCGATGGGGCGGAGTCGCTGTTGCAGGGGTGA
- a CDS encoding ABC transporter permease: protein MNRLTSPNYPLWIGAALLGFFLIIAVVGPRLSPFEPVEILTDVFRVGDQAYIPSVRPVPPFTLDDVILGTDIAGRDLLSRLLWAVRPTLILCALIAGLRILLGLILGLIAGWFDGPARRLIEVLIQVCLAVPILLFALAVTSYSEARELPIFILALTATGWAGTAVFVRNSTLLIKREPYIEGARAAGASPGRILSRHVVPQLWPALPALISFELAATLLVVGELGFLGQFIGEVFVIMGRSGDINDAPIGITANYPELAQMMSNFWSKMIRTPWEVAFVGITLFLLILAFNLLGEGLRRQMDVTRGRPFMWRRHPAASALESQSDKRQ from the coding sequence ATGAACCGGCTCACCTCTCCTAACTACCCCCTGTGGATCGGGGCCGCCCTCCTGGGGTTTTTCTTGATCATCGCCGTCGTCGGCCCCCGCCTGTCGCCCTTTGAGCCGGTCGAGATCCTGACCGACGTGTTCCGCGTGGGCGATCAGGCCTATATTCCCTCGGTGCGGCCGGTGCCGCCGTTCACGCTGGATGATGTGATCCTGGGCACCGACATCGCCGGCCGCGATCTGCTGAGCCGCCTGTTGTGGGCGGTGCGGCCGACGCTGATCTTGTGCGCCCTCATTGCCGGGTTGCGCATCCTGCTGGGCCTCATCCTGGGGCTGATCGCCGGCTGGTTCGACGGGCCGGCGCGGCGACTGATCGAGGTGTTGATCCAGGTCTGTCTGGCCGTGCCGATCCTGTTGTTTGCCCTGGCGGTCACTTCGTACAGCGAAGCCCGCGAACTGCCGATCTTTATCCTGGCCCTGACGGCCACCGGCTGGGCGGGCACGGCCGTTTTCGTCCGCAACAGCACCCTGCTCATCAAGCGTGAGCCCTACATCGAGGGCGCGCGGGCGGCCGGGGCATCGCCGGGCCGCATCCTGAGCCGCCACGTTGTCCCCCAATTGTGGCCGGCGCTGCCCGCGCTCATCTCCTTCGAGCTGGCGGCCACGCTGCTGGTGGTCGGCGAACTCGGTTTCCTGGGCCAGTTCATCGGCGAAGTGTTTGTCATCATGGGCCGCAGCGGCGACATCAACGACGCGCCCATCGGCATCACCGCCAATTACCCCGAACTGGCGCAAATGATGTCCAATTTTTGGAGCAAGATGATCCGCACGCCGTGGGAAGTGGCCTTTGTCGGTATCACGCTATTCTTGCTGATCCTGGCCTTCAATCTACTGGGCGAAGGGCTGCGGCGGCAAATGGACGTGACCCGCGGCCGGCCGTTCATGTGGCGTCGCCACCCGGCGGCAAGTGCGCTAGAATCACAATCCGACAAGAGGCAGTGA
- a CDS encoding alpha-amylase family glycosyl hydrolase — translation MMKALEKAAKAVEGRFKAYDRSRRPAMKPGMGPIIHEKGATFRVWAPNAEKVFVVGDFNDWKETATPLTHEADGYWATDVAGAKAGQEYKYVIINGQQKLYRLDPYSRQVTGSVGNSVIHDPAFDWGDTADFQSANWNELIIYEMHVGTFNPSSEGHVGTFQRAIRRLSYLRALGVNAVQIMPPMEFPGGRSWGYNLSLPFAVESDYGGMLGFKKFVKAAHSHGIAVILDVVYNHLGPGDLDLWRFDGWSEGEGGGIYFYNDHRSETPWGHTRPDYGRPEVRQMLRDNALTWLHEYKVDGLRWDATAYIRNVHGNDNEPANDLPDGWNLMQWINEEVTEFAPNHLTIAEDLKGNEWVVKDTGAGGAGFGAQWDAGFVHPVRTAIITNDDAFRNLEAVRDALYSKYDGNAFKRVIYTESHDEVANGKARVPEEIWPGDSKNWFAKKRSTLGAALVFTAPGIPMIFQGQEFMEGKWFTDTEPLDWEEAKNHEGIIYLYRDLMRLRRNLDGVSKGLTGQHVFASHLNQNDKVLAYHRWHDGGPGDSVMVVLNMSNATLTDYALGFPAAGQWALRFDSHAAVYSPDYKGQVSGDVTAEDGEYDGLPAHGKVNLGPYAALIFSQNLG, via the coding sequence ATGATGAAAGCATTGGAGAAGGCGGCCAAAGCCGTGGAAGGCCGCTTTAAGGCGTATGATCGCAGCCGGCGGCCGGCAATGAAACCGGGCATGGGGCCGATTATCCATGAGAAGGGCGCGACCTTTCGTGTCTGGGCGCCGAACGCCGAAAAGGTGTTCGTCGTTGGCGATTTCAACGACTGGAAAGAAACGGCCACCCCGCTGACCCACGAGGCCGACGGTTATTGGGCCACCGACGTGGCCGGAGCCAAGGCGGGCCAGGAATACAAGTATGTGATTATCAACGGCCAGCAAAAGCTCTACCGCCTCGATCCCTATTCGCGGCAGGTGACCGGCTCGGTCGGCAATAGCGTCATCCACGACCCGGCGTTCGACTGGGGCGACACGGCCGATTTTCAGAGCGCCAACTGGAACGAGTTGATCATCTATGAGATGCACGTGGGCACGTTCAACCCATCGTCGGAAGGGCACGTCGGCACGTTCCAGCGGGCCATCCGGCGCCTGTCCTATCTGCGCGCGCTGGGCGTCAACGCCGTGCAGATCATGCCGCCGATGGAGTTCCCCGGCGGCCGTTCGTGGGGCTATAACCTGTCGCTGCCCTTCGCCGTGGAGTCGGACTACGGCGGCATGTTGGGCTTCAAGAAGTTCGTGAAGGCCGCTCATAGCCATGGCATCGCCGTCATCCTCGACGTGGTTTATAACCACCTGGGGCCGGGCGACCTTGACCTGTGGCGCTTCGACGGCTGGTCGGAGGGCGAAGGCGGCGGCATCTACTTCTACAACGACCACCGCTCCGAGACGCCCTGGGGCCACACGCGGCCCGATTACGGCCGGCCCGAAGTGCGCCAGATGCTGCGCGATAATGCCCTGACCTGGCTGCACGAGTACAAAGTGGACGGCCTGCGCTGGGACGCCACAGCCTATATTCGCAACGTCCATGGCAATGACAACGAGCCGGCCAACGACCTGCCCGACGGCTGGAATCTGATGCAGTGGATCAACGAAGAGGTGACCGAATTCGCGCCCAATCATCTGACCATTGCCGAAGACCTGAAGGGTAACGAATGGGTGGTGAAGGACACCGGCGCGGGCGGGGCGGGCTTTGGCGCGCAGTGGGACGCCGGCTTTGTCCATCCGGTGCGCACGGCGATCATCACCAACGACGACGCCTTCCGCAACCTGGAAGCGGTTCGCGACGCGCTGTACTCCAAGTATGACGGCAACGCCTTCAAGCGCGTGATCTATACCGAATCGCACGACGAAGTGGCCAACGGCAAGGCGCGCGTGCCGGAAGAGATTTGGCCGGGCGACAGCAAGAACTGGTTCGCCAAGAAGCGCTCCACGTTGGGCGCGGCGCTGGTCTTCACCGCGCCGGGCATCCCCATGATCTTCCAGGGACAGGAGTTCATGGAAGGCAAGTGGTTCACCGACACCGAGCCGCTGGACTGGGAAGAGGCCAAGAATCACGAAGGCATCATCTATCTCTATCGCGACCTGATGCGTCTGCGCCGCAATCTGGACGGCGTGAGCAAGGGGCTGACCGGGCAGCACGTGTTTGCCTCGCACCTGAATCAGAACGACAAGGTGCTGGCCTACCATCGCTGGCACGACGGCGGGCCGGGCGACAGCGTGATGGTGGTGCTGAACATGAGCAACGCGACGCTGACGGATTATGCCCTCGGCTTCCCTGCCGCCGGTCAGTGGGCCTTGCGTTTTGACAGCCACGCCGCCGTCTATAGCCCCGACTACAAGGGCCAGGTGAGCGGCGATGTGACCGCCGAAGATGGCGAGTACGACGGCCTGCCGGCCCACGGCAAGGTCAACCTCGGCCCCTATGCCGCGCTGATCTTCTCGCAGAATCTGGGATAA